tttgatGATATATTTAGCTGAGTTGtacaataacataaatatttatatatattataaataaatgcaacGAAATACTgcaatttttttgaatatttttttgttttagtaTTGTCATGTAGGAAGATTGTCCCATGAAGTCGGTTGGAAATATAAAGCTGTGGTACGTACTTTGGAAAACAAGCGACGTGTCAGATCCATTCTAGAGGTTCAAAAGAGGAACAAGCTCAAAGTAagtttttttcaatgataagttattattatttaaaaagatatttgtatatatatataattttacattatacaaatatatatttaactaatCCTTTCATTACAGAAACTCACAAAACAGGCTGGAGCATCTGTTGCTAGAGCTGCAGCTCCATATACAGAAATCATTAACAATTTTGGCTATAACtgatatacaattaaaataaaataaaagttataaatataaaatgtttatcctttcttctttacctaaatttacaattttaagtaaaataaaataaaattaaggtatttttagatttttctaaGATGCTTCAAGaactaataaataagatattaaattatttttattttttaatgatattaaaatacaaatattttttaaatttatatatacaatatttttcacagtatttatttacaaaatgaaaCAAACTGTACAATTACATTTCAACTTGTTTTAGGAACGTTAAACTTATAGCTTCCGTTTCTATAATCTTTAATTGATTCTGTGTTTAACTTTTAATAGAATCTATTGTATAAACGATAGTCCCTcctttatcattatcttcatCGTCATGTACTTCATCTTCTTCACTTTCAGAACTAGACGAACTATCGTCCTTTATAGCTTTATGTATACGATAATCACCTACATTTTCTGGTATATAACCGACATTATGCAAACCTAATTGTTGCGCTAATCGTTCTGCTGCATGTTTTGCTTGCATTTCctattaaaacaatataaaatatatatattaaatagaataatcttttacaaaatataacttgatttctttataaaatgatttgtCTTGTTACCTGTAACTTTTTAACATGTTCTCTTTGCAATTGTAAAGATTCATTCAAACTTAAAGGCTTTATAGCACCATGTACTATATGAGGTGGAGTAGCAGCAGTAATTTCccaatattttgtatattttctttctttctctttctctggatCATGAACATTACTCTTACTAGTTTTATATGGTTTAAACGGTTccctttttaataaatttttttcctgaGATTTTTCAACTTTATCAATAACATATTTTACATGTATTGGTTCTGGAGATGttccatttttaaaagattcaaTTTCTTCTATGTCTTCTGGCTTTATTAATGATTCCACTGGTTGTAAatgtataactttttttttatgtacacCAGTTCCTGTAggctattattatataaatattgataaaaatatctgtGTTCTTgtaaatatagttttatagAACTTACTTGTGCTAAAATCTTTAATGgatcttcttcatcatcactATCcaattcaatgattttatttttatgaatttcctCTGAATAAGAACCTGTCCATTCTAATTCATTCATTGCTGCTTTTCCTTCAGATGCTATATTCAGTCTTGAAAGAAGTACAGCTgctttatctatttctttttgattattgagtatatttaataatttatctcgAAATGCTATGATCTTTTCCCCTTTATCGGGAAgcat
This Vespa velutina chromosome 10, iVesVel2.1, whole genome shotgun sequence DNA region includes the following protein-coding sequences:
- the LOC124952551 gene encoding DNA-directed RNA polymerase II subunit GRINL1A, encoding MYPKRIVKKIPGDIPPPTKKENQGHIDDLANKPKIELEELLDRQNKILANRKFISMLPDKGEKIIAFRDKLLNILNNQKEIDKAAVLLSRLNIASEGKAAMNELEWTGSYSEEIHKNKIIELDSDDEEDPLKILAQPTGTGVHKKKVIHLQPVESLIKPEDIEEIESFKNGTSPEPIHVKYVIDKVEKSQEKNLLKREPFKPYKTSKSNVHDPEKEKERKYTKYWEITAATPPHIVHGAIKPLSLNESLQLQREHVKKLQEMQAKHAAERLAQQLGLHNVGYIPENVGDYRIHKAIKDDSSSSSESEEDEVHDDEDNDKGGTIVYTIDSIKS